A stretch of the Papaver somniferum cultivar HN1 chromosome 6, ASM357369v1, whole genome shotgun sequence genome encodes the following:
- the LOC113286518 gene encoding uncharacterized protein LOC113286518 — MKPTSSSLCKFKPLVIPPPVDGGGVGVAVPLNENSEVHAIMAETLPRYVILQSDYNDKYLRSVEGNSQVPLALKFGGEYSFDRDTRFELEKGKDKDAAGLFNIRCMYNNKYLSTVSATNSWITAVAAEPEEDQTKWSCTLFQPVFVTAGDNTKVRFRHMATGIFACLQTGVSTLVDCLKADRDGYDKFLVINWESVVMFPNRMVLKGDNGNYLLTGTDEYLGFSIGRLRGTDTEFEVTPSRNGGIRIKSLSSNMFWSNKNSLWVFADGSESSDKMTHKTENVFLPVKYAENVVAFRGLIDNLYCKRLTAYDKMDCLGRVNKYVDEYSRLVIADPVLSRKIDNVVFRIPAANTTKGKPVVLINKRVENKTQSSMTVAIDLRISDTHSSTWNASLSLSLGVKTTITSGVPEVAEGSIEFSVEFTSSYEWGETVEREVQMGSVYTVEVPSKSIVTASLIAVQGTAGIPFSYTQTDILSDGTEKIYEKDDGWFVGANAFNETFKVEQTAIPTAKL; from the coding sequence ATGAaaccaacttcttcttctttgtgcAAGTTCAAACCATTGGTAATACCTCCTCCTGTTGATGGAGGTGGAGTTGGAGTAGCGGTTCCTCTGAATGAAAACAGTGAGGTACATGCTATCATGGCAGAAACACTGCCGAGGTATGTAATACTCCAATCAGATTATAATGACAAATACTTGCGCTCTGTTGAAGGCAATTCGCAGGTTCCTCTGGCTCTCAAATTCGGAGGTGAATACAGTTTCGATCGTGACACGAGGTTTGAGTTGGAGAAGGGGAAAGACAAGGATGCTGCCGGACTGTTTAATATCAGATGTATGTACAACAACAAGTACTTGTCAACTGTAAGCGCAACTAACAGCTGGATCACTGCCGTTGCTGCTGAACCTGAGGAGGATCAAACAAAATGGTCGTGCACACTTTTCCAGCCTGTTTTCGTAACTGCTGGTGATAATACGAAGGTACGATTTCGCCATATGGCTACTGGCATTTTTGCTTGCTTACAGACGGGCGTTTCCACTCTTGTTGACTGCTTAAAGGCGGATAGAGATGGGTACGACAAGTTTCTTGTCATCAACTGGGAGTCTGTAGTGATGTTCCCAAACCGCATGGTACTCAAAGGAGACAACGGAAACTACCTCCTTACTGGTACTGACGAGTATTTGGGTTTTAGCATCGGTAGACTCCGAGGAACAGATACGGAATTCGAGGTGACGCCAAGTCGAAACGGAGGAATCCGCATAAAGAGTCTTTCTAGCAATATGTTCTGGAGCAATAAGAATTCCTTGTGGGTATTTGCGGACGGGTCTGAGTCGTCTGACAAGATGACCCACAAAACTGAGAACGTATTCCTCCCTGTCAAATACGCAGAAAATGTCGTCGCTTTCCGAGGCCTAATAGACAACCTTTACTGCAAGAGACTCACGGCGTACGACAAGATGGACTGCCTAGGTAGAGTCAACAAATATGTTGACGAGTATTCTCGCCTGGTAATTGCGGATCCTGTTTTGTCTAGGAAAATCGATAACGTCGTTTTTCGGATCCCTGCTGCAAATACAACTAAAGGAAAACCCGTTGTGCTCATCAACAAAAGGGTTGAAAATAAGACCCAATCGTCCATGACGGTAGCAATAGATCTCAGGATTTCAGATACTCATAGTAGTACTTGGAATGCAAGCCTATCTCTGAGTCTAGGTGTTAAAACAACCATAACATCTGGTGTGCCAGAGGTGGCGGAAGGATCAATTGAGTTTTCCGTAGAGTTTACCAGTTCGTACGAATGGGGAGAAACGGTGGAAAGGGAAGTACAGATGGGGTCTGTTTACACAGTTGAGGTGCCGTCTAAGAGCATTGTGACTGCAAGTCTGATTGCGGTACAGGGCACTGCTGGTATTCCTTTTTCTTATACTCAGACCGATATTCTGTCGGATGGGACGGAAAAAATCTATGAAAAAGACGATGGTTGGTTTGTTGGTGCTAATGCCTTCAACGAAACCTTCAAAGTTGAGCAGACTGCCATCCCAACAGCTAAACTTTAG